Below is a genomic region from Isosphaeraceae bacterium EP7.
GACTGGCCGGAGTTTCGCCGCAAGTTGAAGCGGCTGATCCGCGACTCGATCCGGCTGAGCAAGCGGAAAAAGGAGTTGTCGGCCGAGGCGTTCGCCTCGCGTCGCAAGCGGTTGGACCTGCGGCTGAACCAGATCCTGGACGGGTCGTGGCAGGAGCGGCACGCGCGGCGGTTAGTGAAGCGGTTGCGGCGGCACGCCGGGGAGTTGTTCACGTTCCTGGACCACGACGGAGTGCCGTTCGACAACAACCACGGCGAGCGACAGATCCGGCCGGCGGTGTTGGCCAGGAAGAACAGTTATGCCAACGGCAGCGATCAAGCGGCAAGCACGCAGGCGAGCCTGATGAGCGTGTTCCGAACGCTGAAGCAGCGAGGCCACAACCCGGTATCGGTGGTGACCGAAGCGGTCCGCACCTCGCTCAAGTCGGGTCAACTTCCACCCCTACCTGAACCCGTCCCTGCACTCGGCTGAAGGCTTACGAAAGTGTGAAGTGTCCGACCGAGACAGACTCGAGATCCGACTCTCGCCGAGCAACGGCCTGTGACGATGGAGGCATCGTGTCGCCGCAATCAAGCTCCTGAAGCGCCAGATGTTCGGTCGAGCCGGATTCGTGCTCCTGCGGTGCCGATTCCTTCGGGCCGGGTGGCTCTCGGATCATCGTGGAGGAAGAGCGGGTCACCGATCAAGAGATGCAGAGATTTATCCTTTTGAACGGATCAAGTCTGTCGGACAGCGGCGGCTTCGTTTGGCCGATGGTCTCACGAAGCAGGCCAAGCACTTCTCACCTGGCCGCGTCACGGAAATTGCGGGAGAGCCGGAGCCCGGCCATCGGCCTTCTGGCGTTCCTGGCCCTCGCGTCAGGCGGCCTGGCCACCGGCGCGATCCGGCTACGCCGTCGTCACCCCTAGCTTGATGGCCGGCCCCCGCCGCGGCACCGGCCGCGGCGGGGGTGGCCGCCGCCTTTCTTTTAACCATGGCCCCGTCCCCCGGTGCACCGGTGACCGAGCCCCTCGGTCGGCCCGGGCCGGGACTCCCTGATTAACGTTAATCAGTGAGTCCCCTTTGCGACCTTCATGATCGCCGACGTGGCCAGGCGGCTCGCGCTGGTCTTCCCGGCCCCGGGCGGGCATGGATTGCTACGGCGAAACGGACCGATTGATCGAACCCTTCGCCGGCCGCCGGCGAATTGAAAGCGTGCCGATCGGGGTGAGGACAGCCTCAACTTGCAGGCTCGGGCCGCACGGGCAACGGAAACGGTCGAGTCGAGGTTCGAGCGACCCGCGTCGCCACTCAGCGCGGTCGAGATTCTCGCCTCTTCGACCGCCGCCAGTAGCTTCTCCCCGATGATAATCAGCCCAGCCCATGGTCAGCTCGCCACGCGTCGGCGGACAGGCAGCCGCTCGTCAGTCCGCCTAGCATCTCTGGGGAATCGGACTCGATCCATCGAGTGGGCCTGAGTGTCGTCGCAGGGTTTGAGAAACGTCTTCGATCGAGCGTGAACCGGGTCTCCGGAACGAGCCCGGGCCGGGCGAAGTCAGCCTCGCCCGGCCCAGGCCTCGAGATGCGAAGTGAGCTTCGCACCCCGGTCGATGTGTGGCATGCGGAGCTGCCACGCGACGCAAGTCGCACAGCGGCCCTACCCGCCCCCTCCGCGCTCATGCCTCGTGCGTTCCCACCGCCCGTGTGCCTCACGGCACCATCCCAACGTGGTCTCGCGCGGTGCAACCTCGCGGAAGCCGAGTGCGGCCGCGATCCCCAGGATCCGGCCCGTCATGGCGGCTGCATGCTGCGGCCCGAAGGCCGGCCCGAGCGAACCGATCCAACCCCTGCAGATGGCCAGGGCCATGGAGGGCGGGTCCGGGTCCTCGTGGGCCGATTCGAGTTCGGTCTGGAGCTTGGTCCAGGCAGTCCTCCCCGGTGAGAGTTGGAGTCGGTCGTCCTGCCAGCGGAGGGCGAATCCCAGGAGCCGGCATTCGCCGCGTCGGAGGTCGAAGGGCGGCCCGTCCTGCTGCTTCAGGTTGTGGCCCGCACGATCCAGGAGTTCCCGGGACGCGTCGAGTGCATCCGTAGCTTCGGCCTCGTCCTCGCAGGTGTAGATCAGGTTGTCGGCGTAGCGCAGCCAGGGGATCTCGTTCGGGCGCCCCCGGAAGGCCCGGTCATGGCATGCGTCCAGTCGGACGTTCAGAAGCAGCGGCGAGATCGGATCGCCCTGGTCGATGCCCGCGACGCGGGCCAGGTCGGTCGACCCGCGGATGACGGCCTCGACCAGGGCGTGGAGTCGTCGGTCCTCGATGGGATCGGTCAGGTCCTCCAGGAGGCACGGGATGGAGACATTGTCGAAGGCCGCCTCGACGTCGTCGATCGCCAGGACATACCGGCTCCTCGCGGCCATGTCCGCCTCGAGCGTCGCCAGCAGGGTCCACGTATTGCGTCCCGGCCGGAATCCGTGCGAGCGATCGTCCAACGAGGGCTCGAACACCGGCGAAAGGACCTCGAGCAGGGCCTTGGAGATCACCCGGTCCGCGACGCCGCGGATCGTCAGGGTCCTGGTCTTGCTGCTGCCGGCCTTCGGGATCGCCACGCGGCGTGACGGCCCGGGCTTATAGGTCCCGTCGCGGATCGTCGCGGCCAGATCGCGTAGGACCGCGGCGGTCTCGCGGCGCCCGAGGTCCTGGTAGGTGACGCCGTCGGGGCCCGGCGCTTGCCCTCCTTTCGCACGAAGTTCGTCGTAGATGGCGATCAGGAACTCGTGGTCCCCGACCTGCGCGAGGCTCGGACTCCCGCCGTCCGCCAGGCCCGATCGGGCACGACGGCGGGCGCGACGCATGGCGTAGAAGTCGCCAGGGCCGAGGGGCGCGCGGATCGAGCCATAGCCGCTCATCGGAAGCCCCCGGGCCGGGTGGCGAGGAAGTGATCGAGGGGAGTCGGCGGTTTGACCCCGTCGACGGTCCAGCCCCGCAGGCGATAGGCCTCACGCCGCGATCGGCTCCGCCTTCGCAGCTCGGCCGACCGGCGATCGACGAGGTCGATCACACGCAGTGGACTTGAAGTCAACTCGTTCGGCACCGCGATGCCGCAGAGCTTGGGGGGCAGGCCCGCCCCGCCATCCGCGCGGATCAGCACGTCCAGGTCCCCCAGGAACCATCCGTCGATCGCCGAGGGCGTCACGATGATGCCGTGGCCCTCGGCCACTTCGTCGTGGACCTCGACGAGGGCCCGGTCGCCCTGCGGCAACCCATCGAGGTCGGCATGGTTCGCCGCAGCGATCGACCAGCCTTCGAGTCGGTTAAAGAGCGCCATCGCGTGCTCGAGGTTCGCGGCGAGGACGGCGACCCGCGCCCTG
It encodes:
- a CDS encoding reverse transcriptase domain-containing protein, with the translated sequence MSGYGSIRAPLGPGDFYAMRRARRRARSGLADGGSPSLAQVGDHEFLIAIYDELRAKGGQAPGPDGVTYQDLGRRETAAVLRDLAATIRDGTYKPGPSRRVAIPKAGSSKTRTLTIRGVADRVISKALLEVLSPVFEPSLDDRSHGFRPGRNTWTLLATLEADMAARSRYVLAIDDVEAAFDNVSIPCLLEDLTDPIEDRRLHALVEAVIRGSTDLARVAGIDQGDPISPLLLNVRLDACHDRAFRGRPNEIPWLRYADNLIYTCEDEAEATDALDASRELLDRAGHNLKQQDGPPFDLRRGECRLLGFALRWQDDRLQLSPGRTAWTKLQTELESAHEDPDPPSMALAICRGWIGSLGPAFGPQHAAAMTGRILGIAAALGFREVAPRETTLGWCREAHGRWERTRHERGGGG